One segment of Beduinella massiliensis DNA contains the following:
- a CDS encoding TRAP transporter large permease subunit — protein MSMYISTSIILVAMVVAFVLSSIFLKSPDISMAITAVVGVLFGAGFGWTTSISRVLVEGLFVNLDIALLFIAASVFVNVYSATGAISTVTRKLVSRFQSKWVLLAFMAVFMLIPGALTGAGSISIFVLGAMVATIVRAMGLSEKKTAAFVFIFAILSAAAPPVNLWAMMIASGSDIPYVGFTLPLLVPIAVVSIFAIIYLGWGTKRQSKEEILEKLSDGSPDVSWVRILLPLITLVALFLASSYFAFYIPTLGLPLMFVLSTVVAILCNPKKTSLKEYGKILNKTFEQIFPLIATVLSVGMLQNALSATGVKGLIGITFITLPVIWIYVTILFIAPILQGSLNYGSAVVFGAPLIFLFNSMGYNVTIVAAALSLMFPIGDCLPPSRITGRLAIETVGYKGSYGSFLKAIVIPCLALGLVALVMMIWPSAFAFLVV, from the coding sequence ATGTCCATGTACATCAGTACATCGATAATTCTTGTTGCTATGGTGGTAGCATTCGTCCTGAGCAGCATCTTCCTGAAGTCGCCGGACATCTCCATGGCCATCACGGCGGTCGTGGGCGTCCTGTTCGGCGCCGGTTTCGGCTGGACGACGTCCATTTCGCGCGTGCTCGTGGAAGGTCTGTTCGTCAACCTGGACATCGCGCTGCTCTTTATCGCCGCGTCCGTCTTCGTCAACGTGTATTCCGCGACGGGCGCCATATCGACGGTCACGAGAAAGCTCGTCTCGCGCTTTCAGAGCAAATGGGTGCTGCTCGCGTTCATGGCCGTCTTCATGCTGATCCCCGGCGCGCTGACGGGCGCCGGCAGCATCTCCATCTTCGTGCTGGGCGCCATGGTGGCGACGATCGTCCGCGCCATGGGCCTCTCTGAAAAGAAGACCGCGGCCTTCGTGTTCATCTTCGCGATCCTGAGCGCGGCGGCGCCGCCCGTCAACCTGTGGGCCATGATGATCGCCTCGGGCTCCGACATCCCGTATGTCGGCTTCACGCTGCCCCTGCTCGTGCCGATCGCCGTCGTCTCCATCTTCGCGATCATCTACCTGGGCTGGGGCACCAAGCGCCAGAGCAAGGAAGAGATCCTCGAAAAGCTGTCCGACGGATCGCCGGACGTGAGCTGGGTGCGCATCCTTCTGCCGCTCATCACGCTGGTGGCGCTCTTCCTCGCGTCTTCCTACTTCGCATTCTACATTCCCACGCTGGGCCTGCCGCTGATGTTCGTGCTCTCCACGGTCGTAGCGATCCTGTGCAATCCCAAGAAGACGAGCCTCAAGGAATACGGCAAGATCCTCAACAAGACGTTCGAGCAGATCTTCCCGCTGATCGCGACGGTGCTGAGCGTCGGCATGCTGCAAAACGCCCTGTCCGCCACGGGCGTCAAGGGCCTGATCGGCATCACGTTCATCACGCTGCCCGTGATCTGGATCTACGTGACGATTCTGTTCATCGCGCCGATCCTGCAGGGCTCCCTGAACTACGGCAGCGCGGTCGTGTTCGGCGCGCCGCTGATCTTCCTGTTCAACTCGATGGGCTACAACGTCACGATCGTCGCGGCCGCGCTGAGCCTGATGTTCCCGATCGGCGACTGCCTGCCGCCCTCCCGCATCACGGGCCGCCTGGCCATCGAAACGGTCGGCTACAAGGGCAGCTACGGCTCGTTCCTGAAGGCGATCGTGATACCCTGCCTGGCGCTGGGCCTGGTCGCGCTGGTGATGATGATCTGGCCGAGTGCGTTCGCATTTCTGGTCGTGTAA
- a CDS encoding deacylase, with the protein MPKNGKIGKSMIGKIVCLVLALTLAGVAGAEFYTYRHTPETVVAAEGLTETRMLSDYVPSLKGTFGDTPIFVFDSGVEGASVLYLGGTHPYEPAASLSAYVMLENIKVEKGRVFIIPQANRSATTLGMLGNAYPTHYKVETDWGTVEYKNGDRWANPLDSWPDPFTYRHYPSNVQLTYQDIRNVNRCYPGRENGSLIERVCYAIMELIRTEKIDLSIDSHEAAVMYPVVETYVAHDRALDIAMMASMSLSSDKFYMKCEASPKTLRGLSHREWGDFSDTLAVLMETPQPFTDWIVGPMTEELQTLGKDEFLDTASKRGLTYVDYNAETGSPMKYRVGRHLSGALEVISWMNSMMPEKEVVVSWPTYEELMENDCGHYLYNPETSDPSRVFEI; encoded by the coding sequence ATGCCGAAAAACGGGAAAATCGGAAAGAGCATGATCGGCAAGATCGTCTGCCTGGTCCTGGCGCTGACGCTGGCGGGGGTTGCCGGCGCGGAGTTTTACACCTACAGGCACACCCCGGAAACGGTTGTCGCGGCGGAGGGGCTGACCGAAACGCGCATGCTCAGCGACTACGTCCCCAGCCTGAAGGGGACGTTCGGGGACACGCCGATCTTCGTCTTTGACTCCGGCGTCGAGGGCGCCTCGGTCCTCTACCTGGGCGGCACCCATCCGTACGAGCCCGCCGCCAGCCTGTCGGCCTACGTCATGCTGGAAAACATCAAGGTGGAAAAGGGCCGCGTATTCATCATCCCGCAGGCCAACCGCAGCGCAACGACGCTGGGCATGCTGGGCAACGCGTACCCGACCCATTACAAGGTCGAGACGGACTGGGGCACCGTCGAGTACAAGAACGGCGACCGCTGGGCGAACCCGCTGGATTCGTGGCCGGACCCGTTCACCTACAGGCACTATCCTTCTAACGTGCAGCTCACCTATCAGGACATCCGCAACGTGAACCGGTGCTACCCGGGCCGCGAAAACGGATCGCTGATCGAGCGGGTCTGCTACGCGATCATGGAGCTCATCCGCACGGAGAAGATCGACCTGTCGATCGACTCGCACGAGGCGGCGGTGATGTACCCGGTCGTCGAAACCTACGTCGCGCACGACCGCGCGCTCGACATCGCGATGATGGCCTCGATGAGCCTTTCCTCCGACAAGTTCTACATGAAGTGCGAGGCGTCGCCCAAGACGCTGCGCGGCCTTTCGCACCGCGAATGGGGCGACTTCAGCGACACGCTGGCCGTGCTGATGGAGACGCCGCAGCCCTTCACGGACTGGATCGTCGGCCCGATGACGGAAGAGCTGCAGACGCTGGGCAAGGACGAATTCCTCGACACCGCCTCCAAGCGCGGGCTGACCTATGTGGATTACAACGCCGAGACCGGCTCGCCCATGAAGTACCGCGTGGGCCGTCACCTGTCCGGCGCGCTGGAAGTCATCAGCTGGATGAATTCGATGATGCCA